The sequence below is a genomic window from Cryobacterium arcticum.
TTCTACCGCAACGACTCGCGCGCCGAGTCGAGCGGCAAGTCCTCGCTGTCCGCGGAGAAGAGCGCGGGCAAGTCCGACAGCAAGTCCGACTCGGCCCCGGCTGCGAAGCCGGCCGAGAAGTCCGGCGCGGCCGCATCGACGTCGTCGAGCGGGTCGTCGTCAGGCGGGTCGTCCTCGTCGTCGTCTTCCTCTTCCTCGAGCTCGTCGCCGACTCCGGCGCCGAAGTCGTCCTGACCTCGTCAGGCACCCGCACACCTACACATCAGCACGGCCACGGACGCGCACCGCAGCACAATGCACCGCAGCACAACAAGGAGTAATCGAATGGGCATGATCAACGGCTTCAAAGAATTCATCATGCGCGGCAACGTCATCGAGCTCGCCGTCGCCGTCGTCATCGGGGCAGCATTCACTGGGGTCGTCAAGGCCATCGTCGACGGCATCTTCAACCCGCTGATCGGCGCGATCTTCAACGCCGAGTCGCTCAACGACTCCATGAACGTGACGCTCGGCGCCAGCACCATCTCGTTCGGACTCGTCCTGGCCGCG
It includes:
- a CDS encoding FmdB family zinc ribbon protein, with protein sequence MPTYSYRCTECDTAFDIQQAFTDNTLTECPTCGGKLRKVYSSIGVSFTGSGFYRNDSRAESSGKSSLSAEKSAGKSDSKSDSAPAAKPAEKSGAAASTSSSGSSSGGSSSSSSSSSSSSSPTPAPKSS